From the Streptococcus sp. 29887 genome, one window contains:
- a CDS encoding YbaB/EbfC family nucleoid-associated protein produces MMNMQQMMKQAQKLQKQMEQSQAELAATQFTGNSVQDLVTATFTGDKKLVSIDFKPEVVDADDLETLQDMTIQAVNDALSKIDDATKKKLGAFAGKLPF; encoded by the coding sequence ATGATGAACATGCAACAAATGATGAAACAGGCTCAGAAGCTTCAAAAGCAAATGGAGCAGAGCCAGGCTGAATTGGCAGCTACTCAATTTACTGGTAACTCTGTGCAGGACTTGGTCACTGCTACTTTTACTGGCGATAAAAAGTTGGTTTCTATCGACTTCAAGCCTGAAGTTGTGGATGCTGACGATCTTGAAACCTTGCAGGATATGACTATCCAAGCAGTCAATGATGCTCTTTCAAAAATTGACGATGCCACTAAGAAAAAATTGGGGGCCTTTGCTGGTAAATTACCATTTTAA
- a CDS encoding CppA family protein, whose protein sequence is MLRKNDVIVPVLRVNNRGINQAFLEDQLGMKVQLEDGPFADFGDRTSSATKLVLMESPSNRTRAVKGLKKLNKIVVKVEQASDIEALLARGTVFTKLYKGKAGFGFEALSPEGDSFLLHAEQSIEDLTAILPPVHFTGQADFSGLTAFVVESVWINSPQASVSQDFYEAILPEQDFLHFVGAEGEDLVTPADQVWDLDSLRFPVEQDFDWANLESQLDGPFFKDKKETFIQTVDPSGIELWFEK, encoded by the coding sequence GTGTTGAGAAAAAATGATGTGATTGTGCCTGTATTGCGTGTCAATAATCGTGGTATCAATCAAGCCTTCCTAGAAGATCAACTAGGAATGAAAGTACAATTAGAAGATGGTCCGTTTGCTGATTTTGGCGATAGAACCAGTTCTGCAACGAAATTGGTTTTGATGGAGTCGCCGAGCAATCGCACTCGGGCTGTCAAGGGACTAAAAAAATTAAATAAAATCGTGGTTAAGGTAGAGCAGGCTAGTGACATTGAAGCCTTGTTGGCTCGAGGCACAGTGTTTACCAAGCTCTATAAAGGAAAAGCTGGTTTTGGATTTGAAGCTCTTTCGCCAGAGGGAGATAGCTTCTTGCTCCATGCAGAACAGTCTATCGAGGATTTGACGGCTATTCTTCCCCCAGTTCACTTTACTGGTCAAGCTGATTTTTCAGGTCTGACTGCTTTTGTGGTGGAATCAGTGTGGATCAATAGTCCACAAGCCAGCGTTAGCCAAGATTTCTATGAGGCAATCCTACCTGAACAAGACTTTTTGCATTTTGTTGGGGCGGAAGGTGAAGATTTAGTAACCCCTGCGGATCAGGTTTGGGACTTGGACAGTTTGCGTTTTCCTGTCGAGCAGGATTTTGACTGGGCAAACTTGGAAAGCCAGTTGGATGGTCCCTTCTTTAAAGACAAAAAAGAAACCTTTATCCAGACGGTTGACCCGAGTGGTATTGAATTGTGGTTTGAAAAATGA
- a CDS encoding serine hydrolase domain-containing protein has protein sequence MRQAILDKISEQIVAGVYPGASLALFSKGQWQEYYLGTQDGQTPVEAGLTYDLASVSKVVGVGTLMTFLVNSGALELDRTLQSYYPAFADSQVTIRQLLTHTSGIDPFIPNRDSLDADQLKEAILKIKVTDKKDFLYTDINFLLLGFLLEELGGASLDQLISRGVLEPFGMSQTSYGPVSQAVPTVRGVEAGVVHDPKARVLGIHTGSAGLFSTVKDLEIFLERYLTEDFAAGLTQDYGFDDKRKRSLAWDKKGDWLSHTGYTGTFIMYNRPLQKAAIFLSNRTFEKDVRAQWKLDRNQVMALIRQVLEDEC, from the coding sequence ATGAGACAAGCGATTTTAGACAAGATTTCAGAGCAGATTGTAGCAGGAGTCTATCCTGGTGCCAGTCTGGCTCTTTTTTCTAAGGGTCAGTGGCAGGAGTATTATTTGGGGACCCAGGATGGTCAGACGCCAGTAGAGGCGGGTTTGACCTATGATTTGGCCTCCGTATCCAAGGTGGTTGGTGTAGGCACTCTTATGACTTTTCTGGTCAATAGCGGAGCTTTGGAGCTAGATAGGACCTTGCAGTCTTACTATCCTGCTTTTGCGGATAGTCAAGTGACCATCCGGCAGTTATTAACCCACACCAGCGGCATTGATCCCTTTATTCCCAATCGGGATAGTCTGGATGCAGACCAATTAAAAGAAGCTATTTTGAAGATTAAGGTGACGGATAAAAAAGATTTTCTCTATACAGATATCAATTTTCTCCTGTTGGGCTTTTTGTTGGAGGAACTAGGTGGAGCTAGTCTGGACCAGCTGATTAGTCGAGGTGTTCTAGAGCCCTTTGGTATGTCCCAAACCTCTTATGGGCCAGTCAGTCAGGCGGTACCGACGGTGCGTGGTGTCGAGGCAGGTGTGGTGCACGATCCCAAGGCGCGTGTCTTGGGTATCCATACGGGTAGTGCGGGTCTCTTTTCGACGGTCAAGGATTTAGAAATCTTTTTGGAGCGCTATCTGACCGAGGATTTTGCGGCAGGATTGACCCAGGATTATGGCTTTGATGACAAGCGCAAGCGGTCGTTGGCCTGGGATAAGAAAGGGGACTGGTTGTCCCATACGGGTTATACAGGGACCTTTATCATGTACAATCGTCCCTTGCAAAAGGCGGCTATTTTCCTTTCGAATCGAACTTTTGAAAAGGATGTCCGTGCCCAGTGGAAACTAGATAGAAACCAAGTCATGGCTCTGATTCGTCAGGTCTTGGAGGATGAGTGTTAG
- a CDS encoding SIS domain-containing protein, with translation MFRLAKEELEKLGAHITATEIYQQPGLWKEAHQLYLDQLEKIEGFLKAIKDKHDFVHVIFTGAGTSDFVGQSIANYLNQVNDLKHIRFSAIGTVELVGRPHDYLQADVPTILVSFARSGNSPESVAAVEVAKQLVDQLYQVTITCAPEGKLALAAEGDAENLLLLQPAGSNDKGFAMTGSYSCMSLTALLVFSPASQEEKTAWVDTIARLGQDVLDREDYVQELVDLDFERVIYLGSGGFYGVAHEAQLKILELTAGKIATMYESPLGFRHGPKSFINDKTLIFLLASNDAYTRQYDVDLLNEVHGDGIAERIVALSADKLAGTEAANFVLAEGGADLPDVFLTFPYIIFAQTVSIMAAIKCKNLPDTPSPTGTVNRVVQGVIIHPLEK, from the coding sequence ATGTTCCGTTTAGCAAAAGAAGAATTAGAAAAATTGGGGGCCCATATCACAGCCACTGAGATTTACCAACAGCCTGGCTTGTGGAAAGAGGCTCATCAACTCTATCTTGACCAGCTTGAGAAGATTGAGGGCTTCTTGAAGGCTATCAAGGATAAGCATGATTTTGTTCATGTTATTTTTACGGGTGCTGGAACTTCAGACTTTGTTGGTCAAAGCATTGCAAATTATCTCAATCAAGTCAATGATTTGAAGCACATCCGTTTTTCTGCCATTGGTACAGTTGAATTGGTTGGTCGTCCACATGACTATTTACAGGCAGATGTGCCAACTATTTTGGTATCCTTTGCTCGTTCAGGTAATTCACCAGAAAGTGTGGCAGCAGTAGAAGTTGCCAAGCAATTGGTTGACCAGCTTTACCAAGTGACTATTACCTGTGCACCAGAGGGCAAATTGGCTCTTGCGGCTGAGGGGGATGCGGAAAATCTCCTGCTTTTGCAGCCTGCTGGTTCAAACGATAAGGGCTTTGCCATGACAGGTTCATACAGCTGTATGTCCCTGACTGCTCTGCTTGTCTTCTCACCAGCTAGCCAAGAAGAAAAAACTGCTTGGGTCGATACTATTGCCCGTCTAGGTCAAGATGTCTTGGACCGTGAGGATTATGTACAAGAGCTTGTTGATCTAGATTTTGAACGAGTGATTTACCTTGGTTCGGGTGGCTTCTATGGGGTAGCCCACGAAGCACAGCTCAAGATTTTGGAGCTGACTGCAGGTAAGATTGCGACCATGTATGAGTCACCACTTGGCTTCCGTCATGGTCCAAAATCCTTCATCAACGACAAGACTCTGATTTTCCTTCTTGCATCAAATGATGCCTACACTCGTCAGTACGATGTGGACTTGCTCAATGAAGTCCATGGTGATGGCATAGCAGAGCGGATTGTTGCCTTGTCGGCTGATAAACTAGCAGGTACAGAGGCAGCTAACTTTGTCTTGGCAGAAGGCGGAGCAGACCTGCCAGATGTCTTCCTGACCTTCCCTTACATCATCTTTGCCCAAACAGTATCAATTATGGCAGCTATCAAGTGTAAGAACTTACCAGATACACCATCCCCAACAGGCACCGTAAACCGTGTGGTGCAGGGTGTAATTATTCATCCTTTGGAAAAATAG
- a CDS encoding Xaa-Pro dipeptidyl-peptidase, with product MRFNQFSFIKNDVTGSLEELNKLGFALQSDHSQKKNLEIFVRKCHFLTANTDFALSNMIADWNTDLLTFFQSDRELTDQIFYQVAFQLLGFVPGVDYTDVLDFVEKSNFPVIYGDMIDNLYQLLATRTKSGNTLIDQLVSDDFIPEDNHYHFFNGKSLATFSTKNLIREVVYVETPVDTAGTGQTDIVKLSILRPHFDGKIPAVITNSPYHQGVNDVASDKALHKMEGELAEKPAGTIEVKQTSITKLDLDLRELPVSPATEKLGHVTSYSLNDYFLARGFASLHVSGVGTLGSTGYMTSGDYQQVEGYKAVIDWLNGRTKAYTDHTRSLEVKADWANGKVATTGLSYLGTMSNALATTGVDGLEVIIAEAGISSWYDYYRENGLVTSPGGYPGEDLDSLTALTYSKSLQAGDFLRSKEAYEKGLAAERAALDRTSGDYNQYWHDRNYLLHADKVKCEVVFTHGSQDWNVKPIHVWNMFHALPSQIKKHLFFHNGAHVYMNNWQSIDFRESMNALLSQKLLEHDNGYQLPTVIWQDNSGEQNWMTLDTFGGENEAVLPLGTGSQTISNHYAQEDFDRYGKAYPSFHQDLYTSKANQISMELPITEDLLINGQVTLKLRVSSSVAKGLLSAQLLDKGNKKRLAPIPTPKTRLSLDNGRYHAQENLVELPYVEMPQRLVTKGFMNLQNRTDLMTVEEVVPGQWMNLTWKLQPTIYQLKKGDMLELILYTTDFECTVRDNSDWTISIDLEQSTIQIPSL from the coding sequence ATGCGTTTTAATCAGTTTTCTTTTATAAAAAATGACGTAACAGGATCTCTAGAAGAGCTAAACAAACTTGGTTTTGCATTGCAGAGCGACCACAGTCAGAAGAAAAATCTGGAAATCTTTGTCAGAAAGTGCCATTTTTTAACAGCCAATACTGACTTTGCCCTGTCCAACATGATTGCAGACTGGAATACAGACTTGCTGACCTTCTTCCAGTCTGACCGTGAGCTGACAGATCAGATTTTTTATCAAGTGGCCTTTCAGTTGCTGGGCTTTGTGCCTGGTGTGGATTATACAGATGTCCTGGACTTCGTGGAGAAAAGCAACTTCCCTGTCATCTATGGAGATATGATTGACAACCTCTACCAACTGCTTGCCACCCGTACCAAGTCCGGAAACACCTTGATTGACCAGCTGGTCAGCGATGATTTCATTCCAGAAGATAACCACTACCACTTCTTCAACGGTAAATCGCTAGCGACCTTTTCAACAAAAAACCTCATTCGTGAGGTGGTCTATGTGGAAACGCCTGTCGATACGGCTGGGACTGGCCAGACTGACATTGTCAAGCTGTCCATTCTCCGTCCTCACTTTGACGGGAAAATCCCTGCGGTCATTACCAACAGCCCCTATCATCAAGGGGTTAACGATGTAGCTAGCGACAAGGCCCTGCACAAGATGGAAGGGGAGTTGGCGGAAAAACCAGCTGGCACCATTGAGGTCAAGCAGACCAGCATCACAAAACTAGACTTGGACTTGCGAGAGCTACCCGTCAGCCCTGCCACTGAAAAACTAGGCCACGTCACCTCTTACTCCCTCAATGACTACTTCCTAGCTCGTGGCTTCGCTAGCCTCCATGTTTCTGGAGTTGGAACCCTAGGTTCGACTGGCTACATGACATCTGGCGACTACCAGCAGGTAGAAGGCTATAAAGCGGTGATTGACTGGCTGAACGGTCGCACCAAGGCCTACACAGACCACACTCGCTCGTTAGAGGTCAAGGCCGATTGGGCCAATGGTAAGGTAGCGACGACGGGACTGTCTTATCTCGGTACCATGTCCAATGCCTTGGCAACAACTGGCGTGGACGGATTGGAAGTCATCATCGCAGAAGCAGGGATTTCCTCTTGGTATGACTACTACCGTGAAAACGGGCTGGTGACCAGCCCTGGTGGCTATCCAGGCGAAGATTTGGACAGCTTGACCGCCCTGACCTACTCGAAAAGTCTGCAAGCAGGGGACTTCCTCCGCAGCAAAGAAGCCTACGAAAAAGGACTGGCGGCAGAACGTGCTGCCCTGGACCGCACCAGTGGCGACTACAACCAGTATTGGCATGACCGCAACTACCTGCTCCACGCTGATAAGGTCAAGTGTGAGGTGGTCTTTACCCACGGCTCACAGGACTGGAATGTCAAGCCAATCCATGTCTGGAATATGTTCCATGCCCTGCCAAGCCAGATCAAAAAGCACCTCTTCTTCCACAACGGTGCCCACGTGTATATGAACAACTGGCAGTCCATCGACTTCCGTGAGTCCATGAACGCCCTACTCAGCCAGAAACTGCTGGAGCATGACAACGGTTATCAGCTACCAACGGTTATCTGGCAGGACAATAGCGGTGAACAAAACTGGATGACCTTGGACACCTTTGGCGGTGAAAACGAGGCTGTCTTGCCACTGGGAACTGGCAGCCAGACCATTTCCAATCACTATGCCCAAGAAGATTTTGACCGCTACGGCAAGGCCTATCCATCCTTCCACCAAGACCTCTATACAAGCAAGGCCAATCAAATCAGCATGGAGCTGCCAATAACGGAGGATCTCCTGATTAACGGACAGGTCACGCTGAAACTCCGCGTATCTTCTAGTGTAGCCAAGGGCCTCTTATCTGCTCAGCTATTGGACAAGGGAAATAAAAAACGCCTAGCCCCAATCCCAACACCGAAAACGCGGTTGAGCCTGGACAACGGCCGCTACCATGCCCAAGAAAATCTGGTGGAGTTGCCTTATGTGGAGATGCCGCAACGCTTGGTGACCAAGGGCTTTATGAACCTGCAGAACCGCACCGACCTAATGACTGTCGAGGAAGTGGTGCCTGGACAGTGGATGAATCTGACCTGGAAACTGCAGCCAACCATTTATCAGCTGAAAAAAGGAGATATGCTAGAACTCATTCTCTACACGACAGACTTTGAATGTACTGTTCGGGATAATAGCGACTGGACCATTTCGATTGATTTGGAGCAGTCAACCATCCAGATCCCAAGCCTATAA
- a CDS encoding COG3942 and LysM peptidoglycan-binding domain-containing protein → MKKYICQSALLLAGFVTTVMGVYSVQADSHIVVEGDSLYSIADQYGVDPNQLAETNGLDILGLITPGQVLELPGQAYVEEFEEAGAGQSDYVVQEGDSLYGIADAFSLDIYDLLAQNQLTLETTLHPGQILKLTETIWGQAVDTSSDSYYLPGYEYEPGINYPVGQCTWGVQKVAPWAGDWWGDAATWGANAARDGFRTGTVPEVGAIISWNDGALGHVAYVTAVNEEGQIQVLEANYRGQQWVDNFRGWFNPTDTAGEITYIYNN, encoded by the coding sequence ATGAAAAAGTATATTTGTCAGTCAGCCTTGTTGTTGGCAGGTTTTGTGACTACTGTTATGGGTGTCTATAGTGTTCAAGCAGACAGTCATATTGTGGTAGAAGGAGATTCCCTTTACTCAATCGCAGACCAGTATGGCGTCGATCCCAATCAACTAGCAGAAACCAATGGATTGGACATTCTAGGCCTAATCACACCAGGACAAGTTTTAGAATTGCCAGGTCAAGCCTATGTCGAAGAATTTGAAGAAGCTGGTGCAGGTCAGTCTGACTATGTTGTTCAAGAGGGAGATTCACTATATGGAATCGCAGATGCTTTTTCATTGGACATTTACGATTTATTAGCGCAAAATCAATTGACCCTCGAAACGACTTTGCATCCTGGTCAAATTTTGAAGTTGACAGAAACAATATGGGGTCAGGCTGTCGATACAAGTAGCGATAGCTACTATCTACCTGGTTATGAATATGAGCCGGGGATTAACTATCCTGTTGGTCAATGTACATGGGGTGTACAAAAAGTTGCTCCGTGGGCAGGCGATTGGTGGGGTGATGCGGCAACTTGGGGAGCCAATGCGGCGCGTGATGGTTTCCGTACAGGAACAGTGCCAGAAGTCGGTGCTATTATTTCCTGGAATGACGGTGCTCTAGGGCACGTTGCCTATGTGACAGCTGTTAATGAAGAAGGGCAAATCCAAGTTCTTGAAGCCAACTATCGTGGGCAACAGTGGGTGGATAATTTCCGTGGCTGGTTCAATCCAACGGATACAGCTGGTGAAATTACCTATATTTACAATAACTAA
- the pflB gene encoding formate C-acetyltransferase, whose protein sequence is MSTKVKTKNVTEDIFAQAWEGFKGVDWQEKASITRFVQANYTPYDGDESFLAGPTERSLHIKKIIEETKAGYEDTRFPMDVDRATSIADIPAGFIDKDNELIFGIQNDELFKLNFMPRGGIRMAETTLIENGYTPDPLIHEIYTKHATTVNDGIFRAYTADIRRARHSHHVSGLPDAYSRGRIIGMYARLALYGADYLMEEKVADWNAITEIDEESIRLREEINMQYQALQQVVRLGDLYGVDVRKPAMNTKEAIQWTNIAFMAVCRVINGAATSLGRVPIVLDIYAERDLARGTFTESEIQEFVDDFVLKLRTVKFARTKAFDEIYSGDPTFLTTSMAGMGNDGRHRVTKMDYRFLNTLDNIGNSPEPNLTVLWSDQLPYAFRRYCMAMSHKHSSIQYEGVTTMAKDGYGEMSCISCCVSPLDPESEDKRHNIQYFGARVNVLKALLSSWNNGYDDVHKDYKVFDGVEPNTSEIFDYDQVIANFEKALDWLTDTYVDAMNIIHFMTDKYNYEAVQMAFLPTHLRANMGFGICGFANTVDSLSAIKYAQVKPIRDEDGFIYDYEVTGDFPRYGEDDDRVDDIAKWLMEAFYTRLANKKLYKNAEAAVSILTITSNVAYSKQTGNSPVHRGVFLNEDGSVNTSKVEFFPPGANPTSKSRGGWLQNLNTLSKLNFNHANDGISLTTQVSPKALGKTFDEQVTNLVTILDGYFEQGGQHVNLNVMDLNDVYEKIMAGEDVIVRISGYCVNTKYLTKEQKTELTQRVFHEVLSMDDHASEVSGQA, encoded by the coding sequence ATGTCAACAAAAGTGAAAACTAAAAATGTTACTGAAGACATTTTCGCTCAAGCCTGGGAAGGCTTCAAAGGTGTAGACTGGCAAGAAAAGGCTAGTATTACCCGCTTTGTACAAGCTAACTACACTCCTTATGATGGAGATGAAAGTTTCCTTGCAGGACCAACTGAGCGTTCGCTTCACATCAAGAAAATCATCGAAGAAACAAAAGCTGGCTACGAAGACACACGCTTCCCAATGGACGTGGATCGTGCGACCTCTATTGCTGACATCCCAGCTGGTTTCATTGATAAAGACAACGAGCTGATTTTCGGTATCCAAAACGATGAGCTCTTCAAACTCAACTTCATGCCACGTGGTGGTATCCGTATGGCTGAAACAACGCTTATCGAAAACGGCTATACTCCGGACCCACTTATCCATGAAATCTATACAAAACACGCTACAACTGTAAACGATGGTATCTTCCGTGCCTACACAGCTGACATCCGCCGTGCTCGCCACTCACACCACGTTTCTGGTCTTCCAGATGCATACTCACGTGGTCGTATCATTGGTATGTACGCTCGTTTGGCCCTCTACGGAGCTGACTACTTGATGGAAGAAAAAGTCGCTGACTGGAATGCTATCACCGAAATCGATGAAGAGTCAATCCGTCTTCGCGAAGAAATCAACATGCAGTACCAAGCCTTGCAACAAGTTGTTCGCTTGGGTGACTTGTATGGTGTTGATGTTCGCAAACCTGCGATGAACACAAAAGAAGCTATCCAATGGACCAACATCGCCTTCATGGCAGTCTGCCGTGTTATCAACGGTGCGGCAACTTCTCTTGGTCGTGTGCCTATCGTTCTTGACATCTACGCAGAACGTGACTTGGCTCGTGGTACATTTACTGAATCAGAAATCCAAGAATTTGTTGATGACTTCGTATTGAAACTTCGTACAGTGAAATTCGCTCGTACAAAAGCCTTCGACGAAATCTACTCTGGTGACCCTACTTTCCTTACAACATCTATGGCAGGTATGGGTAACGATGGTCGTCACCGTGTTACCAAGATGGACTACCGTTTCTTGAACACACTTGACAATATCGGTAACTCTCCAGAGCCAAACTTGACAGTTCTTTGGTCTGACCAGCTTCCATACGCATTCCGTCGCTACTGTATGGCAATGAGCCACAAGCACTCTTCTATCCAATACGAAGGTGTAACAACAATGGCTAAAGACGGTTATGGTGAAATGAGCTGTATCTCTTGCTGTGTGTCACCACTCGACCCAGAAAGCGAAGACAAACGCCACAACATCCAGTACTTCGGTGCGCGTGTTAACGTTTTGAAAGCCCTTCTTTCAAGTTGGAACAACGGTTACGATGATGTCCACAAAGACTACAAAGTATTTGACGGCGTTGAACCAAACACTTCTGAAATCTTTGACTACGACCAAGTTATCGCAAACTTTGAGAAAGCCCTTGACTGGTTGACAGATACTTATGTTGATGCCATGAATATTATCCACTTCATGACAGACAAGTACAACTACGAAGCAGTTCAAATGGCCTTCTTGCCAACTCACCTTCGTGCAAATATGGGCTTCGGTATCTGTGGTTTCGCAAATACTGTTGACTCCTTGTCAGCTATCAAGTATGCACAAGTTAAACCAATTCGTGACGAAGATGGCTTCATCTACGACTACGAAGTAACTGGTGACTTCCCACGCTATGGTGAAGATGATGACCGTGTAGATGATATCGCGAAATGGCTCATGGAAGCATTCTATACTCGTCTTGCTAACAAGAAACTCTACAAGAATGCAGAAGCTGCGGTATCTATCTTGACTATCACTTCAAACGTTGCCTACTCTAAACAAACTGGTAACTCACCTGTACACCGTGGTGTATTCCTCAATGAAGATGGCTCAGTTAACACTTCTAAAGTGGAATTCTTCCCACCAGGTGCTAACCCAACTTCTAAATCTCGTGGTGGTTGGTTGCAAAACTTGAACACCCTTTCTAAGCTCAACTTCAACCATGCCAACGACGGTATCTCATTGACAACTCAAGTTTCTCCAAAAGCACTTGGTAAGACCTTCGATGAGCAAGTCACTAACTTGGTGACTATCCTTGACGGATACTTCGAGCAAGGTGGTCAGCACGTTAACTTGAACGTTATGGACTTGAACGACGTTTACGAGAAAATCATGGCTGGTGAAGATGTTATCGTTCGTATCTCTGGATACTGCGTAAACACTAAATACCTCACTAAAGAACAAAAAACTGAATTGACACAACGCGTCTTCCACGAAGTTCTTTCAATGGACGACCACGCTTCCGAAGTTTCAGGTCAAGCTTAA
- a CDS encoding glycerophosphoryl diester phosphodiesterase membrane domain-containing protein, translated as MKKIRRTFQKVYYNLDKILLLFFTLFSVMEFVWIPLNSWVSEGLLAMTGHAYLSPTNFFSVLSENILVTGLFILLFLVNLAIAYLELALLFSGVGQLLDQRVKHFPDYVRDMRDSMLDIIRHSSVPKVLFLLFYSVILLPFLRRILNIYYFNKIVVPQFLIDHFSNTLWLAVLIFLSFILFFWLAARFMYALPKIYFEHRGVKESIAYSWERTRGWQQVRSMGKLFWLVTLPVFLFSIGGTLLYELQLVVEKIAPQLSFPLAVFSYILLKLLYYGVVSLFMIGFISYVTGMKLPSYRRKRLRYRLRLTILAVSSLVFGIQGSLALHYPFDSLPVTISHRGVDAGNAVQNSIEALEETSQLQPDYIEMDIQETKDGQFVVMHDTDLMALTGNPGGTHDYSLAEMTTMTASENGMTAPVPSFDTYLDRADALGQKLLVEIKVTKQDSPELTKNFLKKYGQRLLAKGHQIQSLDYKTIIEVKEYSKKLVSFFILPFNSIYPTTVADGYTMEYTSLDQNFILKSWIKGKSVYTWTANDEETMTKMVMLQVDGIITDNMTELKALLEDVKIHRRYADLFFLQFQSLLYHFE; from the coding sequence ATGAAAAAGATACGACGAACATTCCAGAAAGTGTATTACAATTTAGATAAGATTTTACTGCTCTTTTTTACCCTCTTTTCCGTGATGGAGTTTGTCTGGATACCGCTAAATTCCTGGGTTTCCGAAGGATTGTTGGCCATGACGGGTCATGCTTATCTTTCTCCGACAAATTTTTTCTCCGTTCTCTCTGAAAATATCTTGGTGACAGGCCTCTTTATTCTTTTATTCCTCGTCAATCTAGCTATTGCCTACTTGGAACTTGCTCTGCTATTTTCCGGAGTAGGCCAGCTCCTAGACCAGAGGGTTAAGCATTTTCCGGATTATGTGAGGGATATGAGGGACAGTATGCTGGATATTATCAGACATAGTAGTGTGCCCAAGGTGCTTTTTCTCCTCTTTTATTCGGTCATTCTCCTGCCCTTTCTTCGACGGATTTTAAATATCTACTATTTCAATAAGATTGTGGTTCCCCAGTTCTTGATTGACCATTTTTCCAATACTTTGTGGCTGGCAGTCTTGATTTTCCTCTCTTTTATACTCTTCTTTTGGTTGGCAGCTCGCTTCATGTACGCCCTGCCCAAGATTTATTTTGAACACAGGGGTGTCAAAGAGTCCATCGCTTATTCATGGGAGAGGACAAGGGGCTGGCAGCAGGTCCGTTCCATGGGTAAATTATTCTGGTTGGTGACCCTTCCGGTCTTTCTGTTCTCAATCGGCGGCACCTTACTTTACGAACTGCAATTAGTAGTCGAAAAAATAGCTCCTCAGCTGTCATTTCCCCTAGCCGTCTTCTCCTATATTCTCCTCAAATTGCTCTACTACGGTGTTGTTTCCCTCTTCATGATTGGCTTTATCAGTTATGTGACGGGCATGAAACTGCCTTCTTACCGACGGAAACGGCTCCGTTACCGCCTCCGTCTGACCATCTTGGCAGTGTCTAGTCTGGTTTTTGGTATTCAGGGCAGTCTGGCCCTCCACTATCCCTTTGATAGCCTACCGGTGACCATTTCCCATCGCGGGGTGGACGCTGGAAATGCTGTGCAGAACTCAATTGAGGCTCTGGAAGAAACCTCTCAGCTCCAGCCAGACTACATTGAGATGGACATTCAGGAAACCAAGGACGGTCAGTTTGTGGTCATGCATGATACAGACTTGATGGCTTTGACGGGAAATCCCGGAGGTACACATGATTATAGCCTAGCAGAGATGACTACCATGACTGCATCCGAAAATGGCATGACAGCTCCAGTCCCTTCTTTTGATACTTATCTTGATAGGGCGGATGCCTTAGGGCAAAAATTATTGGTGGAAATCAAAGTGACCAAGCAGGATTCACCAGAATTGACCAAGAACTTCCTGAAAAAATATGGACAACGCTTGTTAGCCAAGGGGCATCAAATTCAATCTCTGGATTACAAAACGATTATAGAAGTCAAAGAGTACAGTAAAAAGCTGGTATCATTCTTCATCCTCCCTTTCAACTCCATTTATCCCACGACAGTAGCAGACGGCTACACCATGGAATATACATCCTTGGATCAAAACTTTATCCTAAAGTCATGGATTAAGGGAAAATCTGTTTATACTTGGACTGCCAATGATGAGGAGACCATGACAAAGATGGTCATGTTGCAGGTGGATGGTATCATAACGGACAATATGACGGAATTGAAAGCCTTGTTGGAAGATGTTAAGATTCACCGCAGATATGCCGACCTCTTTTTCCTACAATTTCAATCCCTACTCTATCATTTTGAATAA